A stretch of Lathyrus oleraceus cultivar Zhongwan6 chromosome 6, CAAS_Psat_ZW6_1.0, whole genome shotgun sequence DNA encodes these proteins:
- the LOC127095528 gene encoding uncharacterized protein LOC127095528, whose translation MTESSFFDKISAYMAENKRQAALEAEITNMANKATYSEICDTGPGEFFKPKPPDEQAPVGPVEQRLDTIYDEEPLGFEKDPVTSSAKMLAQDPLEEIDLGDGSAKRITYISAKLDPKLKVKVIELLRKNKDCFAWDYDEMPGLKRDLVELKLPIKDGKKPIKQTPRRFAPEILTKIKKEVKILLRCNFIRTTRYVDWIANIVPVIKKNGSLRVCIDFRYLNATTPKDEYPMHAAEVLVDSAAGYEYLSMLDGYSGYNQIFIAEEDVSKTAFRCPGAIGTYEWIVMPFGLKNVGATYQRAMNSIFHNYIETFMQVYIDDIVIKSTSDEDHISHLSQSFERMRKHGLKMNPLKCALFVQAGDFLGFVVHKKGIEINQNKTKAIMETKAPSTKKELQSLLGKINFLRRFISNLSGRTQAFSPLLRLKQGKFEWNDEHQMAFDKIKHYLTNPPILAPPCGKKPMRLYISASDTIIGSMLAQENEDGIERAIYYLSRVLNDAKTRYTSIEKLCLCLHFSCTKLKYYIKPIDLYVSSHFDVIKYMLSKPIMYSRIGKWALALTEYSLTFMPLKAMKGQIVSDFIIDHALVENPQFQVDLKPWKLFFDGSTHKNGSGVGMMLISPDRIPTKLKYRIEGPLCSNNEAEYKALIAGLEALLELGATRVEIKGDSELVIKQLTKEYKCIKENLIMYFVIANRLLKKFEYVDIKHVPIIKNQEANDLAQIASGYRISKEKLEELVEVRGKAMAARLSPTDLESAQLGYANKEEFEVLAIDTLIDTDRRNPIINYLKDPSTDTERKTKYRALSYVLIGNGLFKKTPEGILLKCLGESEAYLALSSVYSGACGAYQAGHKMKWLLFRYGMYWPTMLKDCIEFAKGCHECQTHAGIQHAPASELHTIIKPWPFRGWALDLIGEIIPHSSKGQRYILVGIDYFTKWVEVVPLVNVDQETVIEFIQRQILYRFGILETNGQVEATNTTPFQLTFGHDAVLPVEVYLQSVRIQRQGEIPSDLYWEMLINELVDLDEERLHALEVLRRQKERVARAYNKRVKGKIFTMNDLVWKVILPMDRKNKALGKWSPHWE comes from the exons ATGACTGAGTCTTCTTTCTTCGATAAGATTTCGGCCTACATGGCTGAGAACAAAAGACAAGCGGCTCTCGAAGCCGAGATAACAAACATGGCTAACAAAGCCACATATAGTGAAATCTGTGATACAGGACCAGGGGAGTTCTTTAAACCAAAACCCCCTGACGAACAAGCACCTGTGGGACCAGTAGAACAGAGGTTGGACACCATATACGACGAAGAGCCTCTGGGATTTGAAAAAGATCCAGTAACGTCAAGTGCAAAGATGTTAGCGCAAGATCCTCTCGAAGAGATTGATCTCGGAGATGGGAGTGCAAAAAGAATTACCTACATCAGCGCTAAACTGGACCCCAAGTTGAAAGTGAAAGTTATTGAATTACTAAGGAAGAACAAAGATTGCTTCGCTTGGGAttacgacgagatgcctggtttgaAGAGGGACCTGGTCGAATTAAAGCTGCCTATAAAGGATGGCAAGAAGCCCATCAAGCAGACTCCAAGAAGATTCGCACCAGAAATCCTCACAAAGATTAAAAAAGAGGTCAAAATACTTCTTCGTTGCAACTTCATTAGGACCACAAGGTATGTCGATTGGATTGCTAATATTGTCCCTGTTATCAAGAAAAATGGCTCTTTGCGAGTATGCATAGATTTTCGTTATCTAAACGCAACAACCCCTAAGGATGAGTACCCAATGCATGCGGCAGAGGTGTTGGTTGACTCAGCCGCAGGCTATGAGTATCTCAGCatgcttgatggatattctggctATAACCAGATTTTCATCGCAGAAGAAGATGTTTCTAAAACAGCTTTTCGATGTCCAGGGGCAATAGGCACTTACGAGTGGATAGTTATGCCTTTTGGCCTAAAAAACGttggggcaacataccagcgagCAATGAATTCTATATTTCATAATTATATAGAGACATTCATGCAAGTATACATAGATGACATTGTGATAAAATCTACGTCAGATGAAGATCATATATCCCATCTCAGCcaatcattcgaaagaatgagaaaacaTGGCTTAAAAATGAACCCTCTTAAGTGTGCATTATTTGTGCAGGCTGGAGATTTTCTGGGCTTTGTGGTCCACAAAAAGGGGATAGAGATCAATCAGAACAAGACGAAGGCGATTATGGAGACCAAAGCACCATCAACCAAAAAGGAACTGCAATCATTATTAGGAAAGATAAACTTCCTAAGAAGATTCATCTCGAATTTAAGTGGTCGAACTCAGGCCTTCTCTCCCCTTCTGCGCCTGAAACAAGGCAAGTTCGAATGGAATGACGAACACCAAATGGCATTCGACAAGATCAAACATTATCTGACGAATCCTCCTATCTTGGCACCACCATGTGGAAAGAAGCCTATGAGACTGTATATATCAGCTTCCGACACTATCATAGGTAGCATGTTGGCGCAAGAGAATGAAGATGGCatcgaaagagccatttattacCTTAGTAGGGTTTTAAATGATGCAAAAACTAGATACACTTCAATAGAAAAGTTGTGTCTTTGTTTGCATTTCTCTTGTACTAAACTCAAGTATTATATAAAACCTATTGATTTATACGTCTCTTCTCATTTTGATGTCATcaagtatatgttatctaagcCAATAATGTACAGTCGAATAGGCAAATGGGCTTTAGCGCTCACTGAATACTCTCTAACCTTTATGCCTTTAAAGGCAATGAAGGGACAAATAGTATCAGATTTTATTATAGACCATGCACTGGTCGAAAATCCTCAATTTCAAGTTGACTTGAAACCTTGGAAATTGTTCTTCGACGGTTCCACTCATAAGAATGGAAGTGGGGTTGGGATGATGTTAatttctcctgacagaattccaacaaaactcaaatatAGAATTGAAGGTCCCCTTTGTTCCAACAACGAAGCAGAATACAAAGCTCTTATTGCAGGACTTGAGgctttgttggaattgggggcaactagGGTCGAAATTAAAGGAGATTCAGAATTAGTAATCAAGCAACTGACGAAGGAGTACAAATgtataaaagaaaatttgattatgTACTTCGTCATTGCAAATAGGTTACTCAAAAAATTCGAATACGTCGACATAAAACATGTCCCTATAATAAAAAACCAAGAGGCTAATGACTTAGCACAAATAGCCTCAGGGTATAGAATTTCAAAAGAAAAGCTGGAAGAACTTGTCGAAGTAAGAGGAAAGGCAATGGCTGCCAGATTATCCCCGACGGATTTGGAAAGCGCCCAATTAGGATATGCTAACAAAGAGGAGTTTGAAGTATTGGCCATTGATACCTTGATAGATACGGACAGGAGGAATCCAATTATTAATTATCTCAAGGATCCTTCGACAGACACAGAAAGAAAAACCAAGTACAGGGCTTTATCTTATGTATTGATAGGGAATGGATTATTCAAGAAAACCCCTGAAGGGATCCTGTTGAAATGCTTAGGAGAAAGCGAAGCTTACTTGGCATTATCTAGTGTATATAGTGGAGCTTGTGGAGCATATCAGgcaggccataagatgaaatggttgcTTTTCAGATATGGAATGTATTGGCCCACCATGTTAAAAGATTGTATAGAGTTTGCTAAGGGTTGCCATGAATGTCAAACACATGCAGGAATTCAACATGCTCCTGCAAGTGAACTTCATACAATTATTAAGCCTTGGCCCTTCAGAGGTTGGGCATTAGATCTAATTGGGGAAATTATACCCCATTCATCCAAAGGTCAAAGATACATACTTGTAGGAAttgactatttcactaaatgggtcGAAGTAGTACCTTTagtaaatgtggatcaagaaaCTGTTATCGAATTCATTCAAAGGCAAATTTTATACAGATTTGGAATCCTAGAAA ccaatgggcaagTTGAAGCCACTAACACTACGCCTTTCCAGCTTACATTTGGACATGATGCAGTACTACCTGTCGAAGTCTACTTACAATCAGTAAGAATCCAAAGACAAGGAGAAATCCCATCTGACTTATATTGGGAAATGCTGATAAATGAGCTGGTGGATTTGGACGAAGAAAGGTTACATGCGTTAGAAGTATTAAGAAGACAGAAGGAGAGGGTAGCAAGGGCATACAATAAGAGGGTCAAAGGTAAAATCTTTACTATGAATGATTTAGTATGGAAAGTCATATTGCCTATGGATCGAAAGAATAAGGCATTAGGAAAATGGTCTCCACACTGGGAATGA